In Rhodothermus marinus DSM 4252, a single genomic region encodes these proteins:
- a CDS encoding ATP-binding cassette domain-containing protein — translation MIEVRELTKRYGSEVAVDRISFTVRSGEVLGFLGPNGAGKTTTMKVITCYLPPTEGTVLVDGLDVRHDSLAIRQKIGYLPENTPLYPDMVTYDYLEFMAAMRGLDGAARRRRLAEVIEVCGLGDVLTKRIDALSKGYRQRVGLAQAMVHDPPILILDEPTSGLDPNQIVEIRSLIKTLGREKTVILSTHILPEVQASCDRVLIIHRGRIVADGTPDELQSAHGGQRILFGVQAPEPEVRSALERVDGVRVEEARTESDGTLLLRLSADGQKDLRPELFRLVVERGWTLTELHRERVDLEEVFRQLTMN, via the coding sequence ATGATCGAGGTACGCGAGCTGACGAAGCGTTACGGGTCGGAGGTGGCCGTCGACCGCATCTCGTTCACCGTGCGGTCGGGCGAGGTGCTGGGCTTTCTCGGTCCCAACGGGGCCGGGAAGACCACCACGATGAAGGTGATCACCTGCTATTTGCCTCCGACCGAGGGCACCGTCCTGGTGGACGGGCTGGACGTGCGGCACGACAGCCTGGCCATCCGCCAGAAGATCGGCTACCTGCCCGAAAACACGCCGCTCTATCCCGACATGGTCACCTACGACTATCTGGAGTTCATGGCGGCCATGCGGGGGCTCGATGGCGCGGCGCGGCGGCGTCGTCTGGCCGAGGTGATCGAGGTGTGCGGGCTGGGCGACGTGCTCACCAAGCGCATTGATGCGCTCTCGAAGGGATACCGCCAGCGCGTCGGGCTGGCGCAGGCCATGGTGCACGACCCGCCCATCCTGATCCTGGACGAGCCGACCTCGGGGCTCGACCCCAACCAGATCGTGGAGATCCGAAGCCTGATCAAGACGCTCGGGCGCGAAAAGACCGTCATCCTCTCGACGCACATCCTCCCCGAGGTACAGGCTTCGTGCGACCGCGTGCTGATCATCCACCGCGGGCGGATCGTGGCCGACGGCACGCCCGACGAGTTGCAGTCGGCGCACGGCGGCCAGCGCATTCTGTTCGGCGTGCAGGCGCCGGAGCCCGAAGTGCGATCGGCCCTGGAGCGGGTGGACGGCGTGCGCGTGGAGGAGGCGCGGACGGAAAGCGACGGCACGCTGCTGCTGCGCCTGAGTGCCGACGGCCAGAAAGACCTGCGGCCGGAGCTGTTCCGCCTGGTCGTCGAGCGCGGCTGGACGCTCACCGAGCTCCATCGGGAGCGTGTCGATCTGGAGGAGGTCTTCCGCCAGCTCACGATGAACTAA